A genome region from Mastacembelus armatus chromosome 8, fMasArm1.2, whole genome shotgun sequence includes the following:
- the nfatc2ip gene encoding NFATC2-interacting protein — MAEAVSDSDTQAVRPPPKRRRILDPSAIIPVPVYSNKVNSSLQLKPTAPVFTHKENTDDRTDDSLWLDFTPEGKKANMISISDSEEDEEERVEDEQKQGQREPETIHCPSPPPQESPVQKQSRQVQKKLHEFDMRLQAVNSLLSPMAQGRTKARRHRGSKSQVYEEEQEDEDVIFVTCNPGSETLPSSTSIREIPLKIRCRTEIHKIHVLSSTPLHEVLTRLSIILNVPPPCLLLLKEEVELPTDSTVGELGLSIADIIECVVMAAEDKGKDNESSSIITVRLQSKDRDSSQEFSLHRNAALGSIFSQYLSKMSTSAQKKVRFHFDGLKVTPSQTPAQLDMEDGDIIEVWI; from the exons ATGGCGGAGGCG GTATCCGACAGTGACACACAGGCTGTGAGGCCACCACCCAAACGCAGACGCATCCTCGACCCTTCAGCTATCATCCCGGTGCCGGTCTACTCCAACAAG GTGAACAGCAGTCtgcagctgaagccaacagcaCCTGTGTTCACTCACAAGGAAAACACAG ATGATAGAACAGACGACAGCTTATGGCTGGACTTTACAcctgaggggaaaaaagcaaacatgatCTCCATCAGTGACtctgaggaggatgaagaagaacgTGTGGAGGACGaacaaaaacaaggacaaaGAGAACC AGAAACCATTCACTGCCCGTCTCCTCCACCTCAAGAGAGTCCAGTGCAGAAACAGTCCCGTCAGGTCCAAAAGAAGCTGCA TGAATTTGACATGAGGCTTCAGGCGGTGAactcccttctctctcccatGGCTCAAGGCAGGACCAAGGCCAGACGCCATCGAGGTTCCAAGTCTCAAGTGTATGAGGAGGAACAAGAGGATGAGGATGTCATCTTTGTAACCTGTAACCCAGGCTCAGAGACACTTCCATCCAGCACCTCTATCCGGGAGATACCCCTCAAGATCCGCTGCAGGACAGAGATCCACAAAATCCATGTGCTGTCT tCGACGCCTTTACACGAAGTTCTGACCAGGCTGTCCATCATCCTTAATGTCCCACCCCCTTGCCTCCTGTTGttgaaggaggaggtggagctgcCAACAGACTCCACTGTTGGAGAGCTCGGGCTCAGCATTGCAGATATAATAG AGTGTGTCGTCATGGCAGCAGAGGACAAAGGCAAAGATAAtgaaagcagcagcatcatcaccGTGAGACTGCAGAGCAAAGACAGAGACTCCTCGCAGGAGTTTTCTCTGCACCGA AATGCAGCGCTGGGCTCCATCTTCTCCCAGTATTTGTCCAAGATGTCTACCAGTGCTCAGAAAAAGGTCAGATTCCACTTTGACGGTTTGAAGGTGACACCCAGCCAGACACCGGCTCAGCTCGACATGGAGGACGGAGACATCATTGAAGTTTGGATTTGA
- the spns1 gene encoding protein spinster homolog 1, translating to MSLGEHTSDSAPFLSDDSEAEGPEEQGEAAGQRPQEEPASGVSKGRAVLIVLILCYVNLLNYMDRFTVAGVLPDIEQYFGIDDGKSGLLQTVFICSYMFLAPFFGYLGDRYNRKYIMSFGIGFWSAVTLASSYTPKEHFWALLLTRGLVGVGEASYSTIAPTIIADLYVKGRRTAMLSIFYFAIPVGSGLGYIVGSQVSNIAKDWHWALRVTPALGLIAVLLLLLVVQEPKRGAIEAREERHLHRTSWFTDLKALSKNCSFVLSTFGFTAVAFVTGSLALWAPTFLFRAAVFAGEKAPCVDGHCASSDSLIFGVITCITGVLGVASGVLVSRQLRKKTPRADPLVCAAGLLLSAPFLYLAIVFAEASTIATYVFIFLGETFLSMNWAIVADILLYVVVPTRRSTAEALQIVVSHLLGDAGSPYMIGVVSDSLRKTDSFLWQFRSLQLSLLLCSFVAVVGGGFFLATALFIEKDRHRAENYVPTDDEPIVVPKSGRSTRVPVSSVLI from the exons ATGTCTCTGGGCGAGCACACGTCAGACTCTGCACCATTCCTCTCTGATGACAGTGAGGCAGAGGGCCCAGAGGAGCAGGGCGAGGCGGCGGGGCAGAGGCCACAGGAGGAGCCAGCCAGCGGGGTGTCCAAAGGCCGAGCAGTGCTGATCGTCCTCATCCTCTGCTATGTCAACCTGCTCAACTATATGGACAGGTTCACGGTGGCAG GTGTACTCCCTGACATCGAGCAATATTTTGGGATTGATGATGGAAAGTCTGGCTTACTCCAAACAG ttttTATATGCAGCTACATGTTCCTAGCTCCATTCTTTGGGTACCTGGGCGACAGGTACAACAGGAAGTACATCATGAGTTTTGGCATTGGATTCTGGTCTGCGGTGACACTTGCCAGCTCCTACACCCCCAAAGAG CACTTCTGGGCCCTACTGCTGACACGAGGCCTTGTCGGAGTTGGGGAGGCCAGTTACTCCACCATTGCTCCCACCATCATCGCTGACCTCTACGTTAAGGGGAGGAGGACAGCTATGCTCTCCATCTTTTATTTTGCCATTCCTGTGGGCAG TGGTCTTGGATACATTGTGGGTTCACAAGTCAGCAACATAGCGAAGGACTGGCACTGGGCTCTGCGG GTTACTCCGGCACTGGGGCTGAttgcagtgctgctgctgttgctcgTGGTCCAGGAGCCTAAGAGAGGAGCCATCGAAGCTCGAGAGGAGCGTCACCTGCACCGGACCAGCTGGTTTACAGATCTGAAGGCCCTGAGCAAGAA CTGCAGTTTTGTGCTGTCTACTTTCGGCTTCACAGCGGTGGCTTTTGTCACTGGCTCTCTGGCTCTTTGGGCACCCACGTTCCTATTCAGAGCAGCAGTCTTCGCTGGGGAGAAAGCTCCCTGTGTGGATGGCCACTGTGCGTCCTCAGACAG TCTGATTTTCGGGGTCATCACCTGCATCACAGGCGTGCTGGGCGTGGCCAGTGGCGTGCTGGTCAGTCGGCAGCTGAGGAAAAAGACACCCCGAGCTGACCCTCTGGTCTGTGCTGCTGGTCTACTCCTCTCAGCACCTTTCCTCTACCTGGCCATCGTTTTCGCTGAGGCCAGCACCATTGCCACATAT GTCTTTATTTTCCTGGGAGAGACGTTCCTGTCCATGAACTGGGCTATCGTGGCTGATATCCTGCTG TATGTAGTTGTTCCCACTCGTCGCTCCACGGCCGAGGCCCTGCAGATTGTTGTCTCTCATCTACTGGGAGACGCGGGAAGTCCGTACATGATAGGAGTG GTTTCGGACTCTCTGAGGAAGACGGACTCGTTCCTCTGGCAGTTTCGGTCGCTGCAGCTCTCTCTGTTACTCTGCTCCTTCGTGGCCGTGGTGGGCGGGGGCTTCTTCCTTGCCACTGCGCTCTTTATTGAAAAGGACCGACACCGGGCTGAGAACTACGTACCGACAG ATGACGAGCCAATAGTTGTACCGAAAAGTGGCCGATCCACCCGAGTACCAGTGTCCAGTGTACTGATTTGA